Part of the Methylophaga nitratireducenticrescens genome is shown below.
CCAGACTTCAGCTTCCAACCGTTCACGACTGACAATTTTTGGCGATTCGCGCATCAGAATCCGCAGGATGTGCAGGGTTATCGGAGACAGCTTGATAAGCTTATCGCCACGCATAACGCGCATGGTATCAAGGTCGAAGCTAAGATCGGCCACCGTTAACTTTCCACCTTCGAGCTCCCCCCTTTGACGCCTGATCATTGCAATAAGCCTGGCTTCGAGTTCACGCATTTCAAAAGGTTTTATCAAATAATCATCTGCACCTAAATCAAAACCGTTCACCTTGTCATTAATGGTGTCACGAGCCGTCAACATGATGATCGGGGTATGTCGGTGCATTTCCTGGCGTAATCTGCGGCAGACTTCAAAGCCATCAATACCGGGAAGCATTATATCGAGGACGATGGCATCGTAATGGTGTTCTTCACACAATTGCAATGCCGTAATACCATCCGTTGCAAAATCAACGGTAAAACCGCCCACTTCCAGATAATCCCCTACATTAGCAGCTAGATCCCGGTGATCTTCAACAATTAATACTGTCGCTGATATTGTTTTCATAAAGTCCTCTTAAGGCGTACCTCTGCTTAAGTTACGATGTAAAGACATACATCGCAAGTAACAATTTTGGGATTATTTCCCAAAAAACGTTAAAATGGGTTTGACTTATGAAATAACAATCATTATCATTTGCATAAACATTGATAAGTTGAGTTTATTTCATGATAGTTTGTGTATGCAACAACGTGAATGTAGATAAAATAAAAGCATCCATTGATCAGGGCGCTGTCACACTGGATGCTATCCGTGAAAGCACTGGAGCAGCCGCATGCTGTGGGAAATGCCAGTTCAAGGTTAACCGGGTTTTGCAACAACACGCGCCACAGACTCTTGAGCAGGATAGCTATCTGGTTGCCCAAACTGCAAACGTTTCACG
Proteins encoded:
- a CDS encoding response regulator transcription factor, which codes for MKTISATVLIVEDHRDLAANVGDYLEVGGFTVDFATDGITALQLCEEHHYDAIVLDIMLPGIDGFEVCRRLRQEMHRHTPIIMLTARDTINDKVNGFDLGADDYLIKPFEMRELEARLIAMIRRQRGELEGGKLTVADLSFDLDTMRVMRGDKLIKLSPITLHILRILMRESPKIVSRERLEAEVWGDDAPDSDTLRSHLYNLRKNLDKPFKNQLMHTLPGVGYKLCREEDL
- a CDS encoding (2Fe-2S)-binding protein; amino-acid sequence: MIVCVCNNVNVDKIKASIDQGAVTLDAIRESTGAAACCGKCQFKVNRVLQQHAPQTLEQDSYLVAQTANVSR